The following coding sequences lie in one Corynebacterium humireducens NBRC 106098 = DSM 45392 genomic window:
- a CDS encoding CueP family metal-binding protein, whose protein sequence is MKRVTIVLAALALTLAGCSATESGPTATTPASQEQFLDAHGLVAGEAREIIDHLDRQQVAERPTDLIASVRPDELVLSDDKQEVILQLPEGLSYVSIAPYATQTHDCFYHSLTTCLGELGNEDIQVTITDEATGQVLVEEEATTFDNGFIGFWLPADATGTIEVTHQGRTGTTDFSTTADGATCITDLRLT, encoded by the coding sequence GTGAAACGAGTAACGATCGTGCTCGCCGCCCTTGCCCTCACCCTGGCCGGGTGCTCGGCAACCGAGTCCGGCCCCACGGCCACCACGCCGGCCAGTCAGGAGCAGTTCCTGGACGCTCACGGCCTGGTAGCGGGGGAGGCGCGGGAGATCATTGACCACCTCGACCGGCAGCAGGTCGCCGAGCGTCCCACGGACCTGATCGCATCGGTGCGCCCCGACGAGCTGGTGCTCTCGGACGACAAGCAGGAAGTGATCCTCCAGCTGCCCGAGGGCCTGAGTTATGTGTCGATTGCCCCTTACGCCACCCAGACCCATGACTGCTTCTACCACAGCCTGACCACCTGCCTGGGCGAGCTCGGCAACGAGGACATCCAGGTCACCATCACCGATGAGGCGACCGGCCAGGTGCTGGTCGAGGAGGAGGCGACTACCTTCGACAACGGCTTCATCGGCTTCTGGCTGCCCGCCGACGCCACCGGCACAATCGAGGTCACCCATCAGGGGCGCACCGGTACCACCGATTTTTCCACCACCGCCGACGGTGCCACC